The following proteins are co-located in the Xiphophorus hellerii strain 12219 chromosome 2, Xiphophorus_hellerii-4.1, whole genome shotgun sequence genome:
- the hprt1l gene encoding hypoxanthine phosphoribosyltransferase 1, like isoform X2, with translation MDRTERLARDIIQDMGGHHIVALCVLKGGYKFFADLLDYIKVLNHNSDKSVPLTVDFIRVKSYCNDKSTNSVRVIGGDELSNLAGKNVLIVEDIVETGRTMQTLLSRLSECNPKMVKVVSLLVKRTPRSSGYRPDYIGFEVPDAFLVGYALDYNEYFRDLSHICILNDQAKEKYKV, from the exons ATGGACAG GACGGAGCGTCTGGCCCGTGACATAATCCAGGACATGGGGGGACACCACATCGTGGCTCTGTGTGTGCTGAAGGGGGGCTACAAGTTCTTTGCAGACCTCCTGGACTACATTAAAGTGCTCAACCACAACAGCGATAAATCAGTCCCACTGACGGTGGATTTCATTAGAGTGAAGAGCTACTGC AATGATAAGTCAACAAACAGTGTTAGAGTGATAGGAGGAGACGAGCTTTCCAACCTAGCAGGGAAG AATGTATTAATCGTTGAG GACATCGTAGAGACTGGAAGGACGATGCAGACATTACTTTCCCGGCTGAGTGAATGCAATCCCAAAATGGTTAAAGTTGTGAG CCTTCTGGTGAAGAGGACTCCAAGGAGTTCGGGCTATAGACCAGACT ACATTGGTTTTGAAGTACCGGATGCCTTCCTGGTGGGGTACGCTCTGGACTACAATGAATACTTCAGAGATCTCAGT
- the hprt1l gene encoding hypoxanthine phosphoribosyltransferase 1, like isoform X1: MASYLQIADDEKGHDLDLFCVPRHYESDLDKVIIPHGLIMDRTERLARDIIQDMGGHHIVALCVLKGGYKFFADLLDYIKVLNHNSDKSVPLTVDFIRVKSYCNDKSTNSVRVIGGDELSNLAGKNVLIVEDIVETGRTMQTLLSRLSECNPKMVKVVSLLVKRTPRSSGYRPDYIGFEVPDAFLVGYALDYNEYFRDLSHICILNDQAKEKYKV; the protein is encoded by the exons ATGGCTTCGTATCTGCAG ATCGCAGATGATGAGAAAGGACATGATCTAGACCTATTCTGTGTGCCCAGACATTATGAGAGCGATCTGGACAAGGTGATCATCCCCCATGGACTCATCATGGACAG GACGGAGCGTCTGGCCCGTGACATAATCCAGGACATGGGGGGACACCACATCGTGGCTCTGTGTGTGCTGAAGGGGGGCTACAAGTTCTTTGCAGACCTCCTGGACTACATTAAAGTGCTCAACCACAACAGCGATAAATCAGTCCCACTGACGGTGGATTTCATTAGAGTGAAGAGCTACTGC AATGATAAGTCAACAAACAGTGTTAGAGTGATAGGAGGAGACGAGCTTTCCAACCTAGCAGGGAAG AATGTATTAATCGTTGAG GACATCGTAGAGACTGGAAGGACGATGCAGACATTACTTTCCCGGCTGAGTGAATGCAATCCCAAAATGGTTAAAGTTGTGAG CCTTCTGGTGAAGAGGACTCCAAGGAGTTCGGGCTATAGACCAGACT ACATTGGTTTTGAAGTACCGGATGCCTTCCTGGTGGGGTACGCTCTGGACTACAATGAATACTTCAGAGATCTCAGT